One window of the Cryptomeria japonica chromosome 7, Sugi_1.0, whole genome shotgun sequence genome contains the following:
- the LOC131073100 gene encoding vacuolar protein sorting-associated protein 32 homolog 2: MFKMFKKQREEPSAISSIDKLNETLEMLEKKERVLQKKISTEIEKAKEFTRVKNKRAAIQCLKRKKLYETQVEQLGNFQLRIHDQMIMLEGAKATTDTVDALRTGASAMKNIQKAMNIDDIDRTMDEVNEHTENLKQIQEALATPVGAAVDIDEDELEAELEELEEAELEEQLLQPANQAPATQLPPVPASRRPGYAPPQKTSQISAEDDELAALQAEMAL; the protein is encoded by the exons ACTTTGGAAATGCTGGAGAAGAAAGAGAGAGTTTTGCAGAAAAAAATCTCCACAGAGATTGAGAAAGCTAAGGAGTTCACACGGGTCAAAAATAAGAGGG CTGCAATTCAATGTTTAAAGCGGAAAAAATTGTATGAAACACAAGTGGAGCAACTTGGTAACTTCCAGTTACGAATACATGATCAG ATGATTATGCTGGAGGGGGCAAAAGCAACAACGGACACTGTAGATGCTCTCAGAACAGGAGCATCTGCTATGAAGAACATCCAGAAGGCAAT GAATATTGATGACATTGATAGAACTATGGATGAAGTCAATGAACACACGGAGAATTTGAAACAGATCCAAGAAGCCCTTGCTACTCCTGTTGGTGCTGCAGTGGACATTGATGAG GATGAATTGGAAGCTGAGCTTGAAGAGCTAGAAGAAGCAGAGCTGGAAGAACAGTTATTGCAACCAGCAAACCAAGCACCTGCAACACAGCTACCACCTGTCCCTGCTTCACGACGGCCTGGATATGCTCCTCCACAGAAAACCTCTCAAATCAGTGCTGAGGATGATGAACTTGCAGCACTCCAAGCAGAGATGGCTCTGTAA